GGGTGGTTCGCACAGCCGACGCAGTCTGGAATCGGCGGGTGTCGCCGTCGTCGACACGCTGGCAGAAGCCGTATCCGCTGCTCGCCGACTGGCTGAATAAGTACGCCCAGAATATGCCCCCGTCACTGCGCACAACGTCAAAGTTCAGGACCTGCTTTTGTACAGATCCAGTGCGTGACGGACAGGGGGTCCGGCGAGATAGCCTGGTACCCGTGATCAGCGCGATAGTCATCGGGGGCATTGACGCCCCCGGCCAGCGCCCGGCGCACGACCGTGCCCGGGCCTTCGCTGATCCCTGCTGCCGGGAGCCGCAGCCGATCATGGCCAGTTCCTTCCCGGTCGCCTCTCATCACGGCAGAGCGCCGATCCCCAGCGGTCACCCCGCGTCGCGGCGCCACGCCATTCCTTCCTTCACCTACGTCACGCAATGGCGCGCGACAGGAGCCAGAGGACATGCAGACCAAGCTGGACGAAGCAAAGGCCGAGCTGCTCGCGCGGGCGGCCCGGGTAGCTGAGCACAGCCCGGCCGGGGGGCTACTTCCGACTGGGTCCGAGCAGGGAGAGCGCCCCGACCGGGACACCACTCTCGCCTACCTCCAGCGCTACTACCTGCACACCGCCCCGGAGGACCTCCTCGACCGGGACCCGGTCGACGTGTTCGGGGCGGCGCTCTCGCACTACCGTCTCGCCGAGAACCGGCCGCAGGGCACCGCGAACGTGCGGGTGCACACCCCCACGGTCGAGGAGAACGGCTGGACGTCCAGCCACTCGGTCGTCGAGGTCGTCACCGACGACATGCCCTTCCTCGTGGACTCCGTGACGAACGAGCTGTCCCGGCAGAGCCGCGGAATCCACGTCGTGATCCACCCGCAGGTCGTCGTCCGCCGTGACCTCACCGGCAAGCTGATCGAGATCCTCGGACCCGACTGCGACGCGCACGGCCCCAAGACCGCGCGCCCCCACGACGCCCTCGTCGAGTCCTGGATCCACGTCGAGACCGACCGCGAGACCGACCGCGCCGACCTCAAGCAGATCACCGACGACCTCAAGCGCGTCCTGTCCGACGTACGCGAGGCCGTCGAGGACTGGGAGAAGATGCGCGACGCCGCGCTGCGCATCGCCGACGCCCTGCCCGACGAGCCGGTCGCCCCGGACCTGCGCGAGTACGAGCTCGAAGAGGCCCGTGAGCTGCTGCGCTGGCTCTCCGACGACCACTTCACCTTCCTCGGCTACCGCGAGTACAACCTGGTCGACGGCGACTCGCTGGCCGCCGTCCCCGGCACCGGCCTCGGCATCCTGCGCTCCGACCCGCACCACAGCGGCAAGGACGACGGCCACCCGGTCTCGCCGTCCTTCAACCGGCTGCCGGCCGACGCCCGCGCCAAGGCCCGCGAGCACCGCCTGCTGGTGCTGACCAAGGCCAACAGCCGCTCCACCGTGCACCGCCCCTCGTACCTCGACTACGTCGGCGTGAAGAGGTTCGACGCCGAGGGCAACGTCGTGGGCGAGCGCCGCTTCCTCGGCCTGTTCTCCTCCGCCGCGTACACCGAGTCCGTGCGGCGCGTCCCGGTCATCCGCCGCAAGGTCGCCGAGGTCCTCGAAGGCGCCGGCTTCTCGCCGAGCAGCCACGACGGCCGCGACCTGCTGCAGATCCTGGAGACCTACCCGCGCGACGAGCTGTTCCAGACCCCGGTCGACAAGCTCCGCGAGATCGCCACCTCGGTCCTGTACCTTCAGGAACGCCGCCGGCTGCGGCTGTACCTGCGCCAGGACGAGTACGGGCGCTACTACTCGGCGCTCGTCTACCTGCCGCGCGACCGGTTCACCACCGGCGTCCGGCTGCGCCTCATGGACATCCTGAAGGAGGAGCTCGGCGGCACCAACGTCGACTTCACCGCCTGGAACACCGAGTCGATCCTCTCCCGCATCCACTTCGTCGTCCGCGTCCCGCCGGGCACCGAGCTGCCCGCCCTGACCGACGCCGACGTCGAGCGCCTCGAGACCCGCCTGGTCGAGGCCGCCCGCTCCTGGGCCGACGGCTTCGGCGAGGCCCTGGTCTCCGAGGTCGGCGAGGAGCGCGCCGCCGAGCTGCTGCGCAAGTACGGCACCTCCTTCCCCGAGGGCTACAAGGCCGACCACAAGCCGCGCGCGGCCGTGGCCGACCTCTGCCACCTCGAGCGGCTCTCCGCCAGCGACCGGGAGTTCGCCCTCTCGCTGTACGAGCCGGTCGGCGCGGCCCCCGGCGAGCGCCGGTTCAAGATCTACCGCACCGGTGAGCAGGTCTCGCTGTCCGCGGTGCTGCCCGTGCTCCAGCGCCTCGGCGTCGAGGTCACCGACGAGCGCCCGTACGAGCTGCGCTGCAGCGACCGCACCAACGCGTGGATCTACGACTTCGGCCTGCGGATGCCGCTGCCCGCCGGCAACGGCGACACCTACCTCGGCGACGACGCCCGCGAGCGCTTCCAGGACGCCTTCTCCGCGGTCTGGCAGGGCGACGCCGAGAACGACAACTTCAACACCCTGGTGCTGAGCGCCGGGCTCACCTGGCGCCAGGCCGTGGTGCTGCGCGCGTACGCCAAGTACCTGCGCCAGGCCGGCGTGAACTTCAGCCAGGACTACATGGAGGACACCCTCCGCAACAACGTCCACACCACCCGGCTGCTGGTCTCGCTCTTCGAGGCCCGGCTGTCGCCCGGCCGCCAGTCCGCCGGCACCGAGCTCATCGACGCCATGCTGGAGGAGCTGGCCGGGGCACTGGACCAGGTGGCCTCGCTGGACGAGGACCGGATCCTGCGGTCGTTCCTCACCCTGATCAACGCGACCCTGCGCACCAACTTCTTCCAGCTCAACGACGCGGGCGAGCAGCACGCGTACGTGTCGATGAAGTTCGACCCGCAGGCCATCCCGGAGCTCCCGGCTCCGCGCCCGGCTTTCGAGATCTGGGTGTACTCCCCGCGCGTCGAGGGCGTCCACCTGCGCTTCGGCAAGGTTGCCCGAGGCGGCCTGCGCTGGTCCGACCGCCGCGAGGACTTCCGTACGGAGATCCTCGGCCTGGTCAAGGCGCAGATGGTCAAGAACACCGTCATCGTGCCGGTCGGCGCCAAGGGCGGCTTCGTCGCCAAGAACCTGCCGGACCCGTCGGTGGACCGCGACGCGTGGCTCGCCGAGGGCATCGCCTCGTACAAGATCTTCATCTCGGCGCTGCTCGACATCACCGACAACATGGTCGGCGGCGTGGTCGTGCCGCCGAACGGCGTGGTCCGCCACGACGAGGACGACACCTACCTCGTCGTCGCCGCCGACAAGGGCACCGCGACCTTCTCCGACATCGCCAACGGCGTCGCCGAGGCGTACGGCTTCTGGCTGGGCGACGCCTTCGCGTCGGGCGGCTCGGCCGGCTACGACCACAAGGGCATGGGCATCACCGCCCGCGGCGCCTGGGAGTCCGTCAAGCGGCACTTCCGCGAGCTGGGCCACGACACCCAGACCGAGGACTTCACGGTCGTCGGCGTCGGCGACATGTCCGGCGACGTGTTCGGCAACGGCATGCTGCTCTCCGAGCACATCCGCCTGGTCGCAGCCTTCGACCACCGGCACATCTTCCTCGACCCGACCCCGGACGCGGCGACCTCGTACGCCGAGCGCCGGCGCCTGTTCGAGCTGCCGCGCTCCTCGTGGGCCGACTACAAGGCGGAGCTGCTCTCCGCGGGCGGCGGCATCCACCCGCGCTCGGCGAAGTCCATCCCGGTCAACGCGCACGTCCGCGAGGCCCTCGGGATCGAGGGCGGCGTCACCAAGATGACCCCGGCCGACCTGATGCAGGCGATCCTGCAGTCCCCCGTGGACCTGCTGTGGAACGGCGGCATCGGTACGTACGTCAAGGCGTCGACCGAGACGCACATGGACGTCGGCGACAAGGCCAACGACGCCATCCGCGTCAACGGCGGGGACGTCCGGGCCAAGGTCATCGGCGAGGGCGGCAACCTGGGCCTGACCCAGCTCGGCCGGATCGAGTTCGCCCGGATCGGCGCCGGCGGCGAGGGCGGCAAGGTCAACACCGACGCCATCGACAACAGCGCGGGCGTGGACACCTCCGACCACGAGGTGAACATCAAGATCCTGCTCAACGCGGTGGTCACGGACGGGGACATGACCGTCAAGCAGCGCAACAAGCTGCTGGCGGAGATGACCGACGAGGTCGGCCACCTGGTGCTGCGCAACAACTACGCGCAGAACGTGGCCCTCGCCAACGGCATCGCCCAGGCCCCGAGCCTGCTGCACGCCCAGCAGCGCTTCATGCGCCGCCTGGAGTCGGCCGGTCTGCTGGACCGGAGCCTGGAGTTCCTGCCCACCGACCGGCAGATCCGCGAGCTGCTGAACAACGGCAAGGGCCTGACCCAGCCGGAGCTGGCCGTCCTGTTCGCCTACACCAAGATCACGGTGGCGGACGAGCTCATCGCCACCGAGCTGCCGGACGACCCGTACCTGCGCCGCCTGCTGCACGCGTACTTCCCGGCCGCCCTGCGCGGGACGTTCCCCGAGCAGATCGACTCGCACGCCCTGCGCCGCGAGATCGTCACCACGCTGCTGGTCAACGACACGGTGAACACCGGTGGTTCGACCTTCCTGCACCGGCTGCGCGAGGAGACCGGGGCCTCCACGGAGGAGATCGTCCGGGCGCAGCTCTCGGCCCGCGAGATCTTCGGCCTGGCCGGGGTGTGGGACGCGGTCGAGGCGCTGGACAACAAGGTCGCGGCCGACGTCCTGACCCGGGTGCGGCTGCACTCGCGGCGCCTGGTCGAGCGCGGTACCCGCTGGCTGCTGAACAACCGGCCGCAGCCGCTCCAGATCACCGAGACCATCGAGCTCTTCGGTGACCGGGTGGGCCAGGTCTGGGACGAGCTGCCCAAGCTGGTGCGCGGCGCCGACCTCGAGTGGTACCAGTCGATCATGGACGAGCTGATCGGCGAGGGCGTGCCGGAGGAGCTGGCGGCCAAGGTCGCCGGGTTCTCCTCGGCCTTCCCGACGCTGGACATCGTCGCGATCTCGGACCGCACCGGCGTCGACCCGCTGGGTGTCGCCGAGGTGTACTACGACCTCGCCGACCGCCTGGACATCACGCAGCTGATGGACCGGATCATCGATCTGCCGCGGGCCGACCGCT
The Streptomyces sp. NBC_01296 DNA segment above includes these coding regions:
- a CDS encoding NAD-glutamate dehydrogenase, with protein sequence MQTKLDEAKAELLARAARVAEHSPAGGLLPTGSEQGERPDRDTTLAYLQRYYLHTAPEDLLDRDPVDVFGAALSHYRLAENRPQGTANVRVHTPTVEENGWTSSHSVVEVVTDDMPFLVDSVTNELSRQSRGIHVVIHPQVVVRRDLTGKLIEILGPDCDAHGPKTARPHDALVESWIHVETDRETDRADLKQITDDLKRVLSDVREAVEDWEKMRDAALRIADALPDEPVAPDLREYELEEARELLRWLSDDHFTFLGYREYNLVDGDSLAAVPGTGLGILRSDPHHSGKDDGHPVSPSFNRLPADARAKAREHRLLVLTKANSRSTVHRPSYLDYVGVKRFDAEGNVVGERRFLGLFSSAAYTESVRRVPVIRRKVAEVLEGAGFSPSSHDGRDLLQILETYPRDELFQTPVDKLREIATSVLYLQERRRLRLYLRQDEYGRYYSALVYLPRDRFTTGVRLRLMDILKEELGGTNVDFTAWNTESILSRIHFVVRVPPGTELPALTDADVERLETRLVEAARSWADGFGEALVSEVGEERAAELLRKYGTSFPEGYKADHKPRAAVADLCHLERLSASDREFALSLYEPVGAAPGERRFKIYRTGEQVSLSAVLPVLQRLGVEVTDERPYELRCSDRTNAWIYDFGLRMPLPAGNGDTYLGDDARERFQDAFSAVWQGDAENDNFNTLVLSAGLTWRQAVVLRAYAKYLRQAGVNFSQDYMEDTLRNNVHTTRLLVSLFEARLSPGRQSAGTELIDAMLEELAGALDQVASLDEDRILRSFLTLINATLRTNFFQLNDAGEQHAYVSMKFDPQAIPELPAPRPAFEIWVYSPRVEGVHLRFGKVARGGLRWSDRREDFRTEILGLVKAQMVKNTVIVPVGAKGGFVAKNLPDPSVDRDAWLAEGIASYKIFISALLDITDNMVGGVVVPPNGVVRHDEDDTYLVVAADKGTATFSDIANGVAEAYGFWLGDAFASGGSAGYDHKGMGITARGAWESVKRHFRELGHDTQTEDFTVVGVGDMSGDVFGNGMLLSEHIRLVAAFDHRHIFLDPTPDAATSYAERRRLFELPRSSWADYKAELLSAGGGIHPRSAKSIPVNAHVREALGIEGGVTKMTPADLMQAILQSPVDLLWNGGIGTYVKASTETHMDVGDKANDAIRVNGGDVRAKVIGEGGNLGLTQLGRIEFARIGAGGEGGKVNTDAIDNSAGVDTSDHEVNIKILLNAVVTDGDMTVKQRNKLLAEMTDEVGHLVLRNNYAQNVALANGIAQAPSLLHAQQRFMRRLESAGLLDRSLEFLPTDRQIRELLNNGKGLTQPELAVLFAYTKITVADELIATELPDDPYLRRLLHAYFPAALRGTFPEQIDSHALRREIVTTLLVNDTVNTGGSTFLHRLREETGASTEEIVRAQLSAREIFGLAGVWDAVEALDNKVAADVLTRVRLHSRRLVERGTRWLLNNRPQPLQITETIELFGDRVGQVWDELPKLVRGADLEWYQSIMDELIGEGVPEELAAKVAGFSSAFPTLDIVAISDRTGVDPLGVAEVYYDLADRLDITQLMDRIIDLPRADRWQSMARASIREDLFAAHAALTADVLAVGNGDSTPEERFKAWEEKNAAIIGRARTTLDEIRGSDDFDLANLSVAMRTMRSLLRTHA